CTGCTGCGGGGCCACGGCGGCTGTGGGCTGGCCGTTGAAGTGGATGCTGCCGCTTTCGACCACACCATCCTCCAGCGCCAGCAGGCCCGAGATCGCCTTGAGCGTGGTGCTCTTGCCCGCCCCGTTGCTGCCCAGCAGCGCCACGATCTGCCCCCGCGGCACGGCCAGCGACAGGCCGCGCAGGGCCTGTACCACCTTGTTGTAGATGACCTCGATGTTGTTGACTTCGAGGACGTGGGCCGGGGTTGGCTGGGTCATGGCAACAGCAGGGTCAGAGCTTGATCCAGTCGGAGGCGGCCACCATCTTCTGGGCCTTCATGTCGGCGCGGTACACGCGGCCTACGGGGATCGAATTGCCGCTGATGGTGATCGGCACACCAATCAGGCCACCCGTGTCGAAGTCCTTGATGGAGTTGAGCGCAGCCTTGAGGTTGGTACCGGTGAGCGGCTTGCCCGCATCCAGGCAGCGCTTGGCCGATTCGGTGAACAGCATGGCCGCCAGGAAGCCCTGGATGTAGGCCGTGCTCTGGTACTCGGGGCGCATGGCACGGATCTTCTCCAGCATGGGCGCCTTCTCGGTGTCGTAGTAGTAGCGGTAGGGCATCACGCCCATGAAGCCGTCGGCGGCCTCGCCCATCTTCATGACGGTGGAGCTGTCCATGGTCCAGAAGGTGCCCATCCATTTGCTGGTCATGCCCTGTTGCTTGCCCTGGGTGATGAACTCGGGGATGGGGGCGAGGATGTAGCCGTGGAAGATGGTGTAGTCGGGCGCTGCGCGGCGCAGCTTGATGACCTCGCCCGACACGTCCACGCTGCCGGCGGGCGTCATGATCTTGATGGGCACCGACAGGCCCAGTTGCTTGGCCATGGCTTCGCTGGACTCGATGGGGTCGCGGCCGAATTCCGAATCGGAGTACACGAAGGCCACCTTGGCACCGGGCTTTTCCTTGGCGATGTGCTTGAGCAGGATGCCGAACATCTCGGTGTAGTCGGGGCCCACGAGGAACTGGTTGGGGTACTTTTTGGGGTCGTTGAGTTCGGTGGCAAACGACGCGCCGGCCATGAGGATGTTGCCGTTGCGGTCCAGCTCGGGGTTGATGGTTTTGGAGAAGCCCGTGGAGTCGCCGTAGTACAGGTTCACCTTGTTCTGGCTGGTGATCTTCTTGAACGCCGCCACCGACACATCGACCTTGTAGCCCGTGTCTTCGGGCACGTACTTGACCTTGCGGCCCTTGATGCCGCCCGCGTCGTTGAGCATCTTCACGTAGTCGCCCATGCCCGCGTTGATGCCCACGCCCGCAAACGCGAACACGCCGGTGAGCGGGATGGAGCCGCCGATCACGATCTCTTCAGCGCCTTGGGCCAGCACCGACAGCGGGCTGGTGAGGGCAGCGGCGCCAGCGGCTCCGAGCAAGAGTTGGCGGCGCTGGATGGAAGTGCGTAGTGTGTCCATAGTTGTCTCCATTTGATTTAGTTGCGGAAGGGCCAGAGATGGAAGAAACGGCGGACGCGCCGCCACACTTCGGCCAGGCCATGGGGCTCGAAGACGAGAAAACCGATGATGAGCAGACCAAAGATGACCGTGCGCACGGGCGAGAGGAACACC
Above is a window of Acidovorax sp. KKS102 DNA encoding:
- a CDS encoding ABC transporter substrate-binding protein, whose amino-acid sequence is MDTLRTSIQRRQLLLGAAGAAALTSPLSVLAQGAEEIVIGGSIPLTGVFAFAGVGINAGMGDYVKMLNDAGGIKGRKVKYVPEDTGYKVDVSVAAFKKITSQNKVNLYYGDSTGFSKTINPELDRNGNILMAGASFATELNDPKKYPNQFLVGPDYTEMFGILLKHIAKEKPGAKVAFVYSDSEFGRDPIESSEAMAKQLGLSVPIKIMTPAGSVDVSGEVIKLRRAAPDYTIFHGYILAPIPEFITQGKQQGMTSKWMGTFWTMDSSTVMKMGEAADGFMGVMPYRYYYDTEKAPMLEKIRAMRPEYQSTAYIQGFLAAMLFTESAKRCLDAGKPLTGTNLKAALNSIKDFDTGGLIGVPITISGNSIPVGRVYRADMKAQKMVAASDWIKL